atcaatttcttaaacaAAAGATGCTAATCTTCTAATATATATTCTCGGAAAAAAACAATACACCCATTCTAGTTTAGACGATGGTCCTCTatgtaaaatattacatttgtaattaGTTTGATATCTTGTACAcgattttattcaattttataaatctgtccgataaaataaattaataaaacatttttgttttgaccAAGTATCCATGCTTAGATTGGGTTCTGATTATTTCATGATTCAATGTTAGATATGAATAAAGCGGAACGGCTAGTTGTATTCATACTTAAAAATGTTCGTTGTCCTTCTCGTTAATTAAAATATGTGTACATGTAAAATGGATTATTAACACACAAAACTGGAATTGAAAGGTTGCGCACTTACAATTTCAAATGCTGGCATGTCAGTAagtgctagtagtcctttgttctTTTGTTACCTGTTCTGACACTATAGTCTTAGTGAGACTTAATTATTTCTCTCTCCCTCCATTACTCACTCACTCAAATCCAAACTCAAACAAaagtatacaaaatacaacattaaCTGAAAATTAAAGACCAACCAACACGAAGgattgaaaataattatattacattgtaatttctataaatttcctgttacaaaactattaatttttcgaaaaactaaggatgttcttatcccaggaatagattaccttagccgtattcggcaaaactttttagaatttttggtcctcaatgctctccactttgtacttgtttggctttacaactattttgatttgagcgtcactgatgagtcttgtgtgaGGGGGCAAAATAGGGgatccgttaacatgttaacgcaatagctcgattttggcaaaaacagttaacaaaaaatgcaaaaaagctgATAACAGTTCAAACAGTTGGTTGAAAACAATTAACAGTTTAAATTTACCTCAGATAACAGTTAAAATCACCTTGAAAAAGGCCAAAACAAGTTAACATAAAAATGTATCCCCCCCattctgatgtagacgaaacgcgcgtctggcgtactaaattataatcctggtacctttgataactattataaatatatatcacgTCCGTATTCAGCTCTTATGCAAATTATTTGTGCAATGATTACTTTTACTGTGTAAACATTGTGACTGgttataaaacataacatatCTAACTTGATTGGTATCTATGCACCTAGGTCTCTACAATGGGGATGAGAATAAAGGTACAAAACAAAGATATTGTATTGctcttataaaatcaaattttattatatgtaCACGTTCTCAAACCAATAATTTAAAGTCCTTACAATCGAACAATATGTTTCTGTTTTGAATGGCATCTGATTATCTTTTTGATAGGCTTTATATGGGTTATCATTAACAAGAAGGACATGTTTTATTCATACTTTTAACACAAAGAGAAGTACCGAAGTCCTGAAAGTATGCTAAAAATCATGCATGTAAATGGAATGAGGACATATAGAAAACAACATAAAAGTATTCATCTTTTAAATGCACTTGTGAATCTAAAgcttataaatatcaaattgatTACTTGGATTGATTCTTGCTTGCAAAACGTCAAGTAGCCATTGTATcatgcatatttaaaaataattatcgCAATAGACAGTACTTTGGCACTTGCAACAAAATACTCACGCACCCATCATAGATTTGTTGCATGGTTTTAATAACGTGCATAGAGCTTGTACTGTACGTATATGAGACATTTGAGTTAATGTCCCCATTCGTGCTTAATGTGACTGCGTATTTATATACGCACCAACAGCCATCGTTATCACAGTCAACATTTGCGGTGATTACCTAGACCCCTCTATTGATTTAGATCCgtaataaaaaaacaagttgaGATATGAATATATGCAATGCAACGCTTGGTCTAATTTTAGAGAAAAACTCAACGCTGTGTGCACGTTATGCTGAAAGTTAAATTTTGCATTGcaagatttttacttttacataaCAAAAACTTATTTCTCATATCAAACAAAATTGCCTGTCTGCATCCATGACTGCTCTTCATTGATTTGTTGTTTCATTTGCTGTAGTTCTCGGTATATATACTTACTGCCATCATACGCTTATCCATGAAAGAACCGttgaaaaactaacaaaaaatagGACTTTACCAACTATTTAACTTCCAAGGTAATGTCtatataaattgaaatttaaaaacccAGTCAAAACAGTCGACATACCAGTAGAACTTATAAATGATAATTGGGGCTAATCTTGGTATTAATGTAATCAATCATATATTGAACTAAAACAGTCTTGCATGGTTCAGTGTAAAtgaatttttattctaaaaatgaataaataaaataacttagATATTTCAAATGAGAATATAAATATATCTAAAGCAAATATGAAAGAAATAAGTAATCGAATGCTTATAAATTTACACGTTCTTAGAGGATCAAGTCCTGTATTTAGTAAGTGTGTTTAATATGTCTTAACATCTTAAATATGTCGAAAACAACGCCCGAATACATTCCAATAGATTTTGAAAACTTAATTCACAAAACAAAATTCCCATTCAATCATCTTCATCTCCGAAATCATTCATTTATAATAACAATAACAGCAGAGTGTGAACTAATTccataaaacattatatataattatgttaagAGTTGATTTCTTATTATTACTAGAGGATGTCAGCGTCTAAAGTCAAACCTCCAAGAAAGTTAAATCATTTTGAACTGACACGACCAACAGATCTCGCTGCTGCATATCATTATGATAAAGTACTAGGTGTCTTAGCCAAAGAACCAAATGACAGGTCGGATTCAGATATATGCCAAATCAAATCGTGGTTTCAGAAAAAGTCAGATTTGTTTAACCAGTTGAACGATGGTATGTTATTAGTGCACGTCTGTCAAGTAACGCTCTTGTATGACAAAGGTCATTCagtcaacatttaaaaaattgaaactaaCATATAAAGTATTAAGTTAgcttttattgttatttgtttattttacttaTATTATTTTAGTACCTTCGTTCTATAAAACTTTTGTATTTAATCGTTTTGATGTCCACGCACTttcagttatttatttttgttgttgtccacAACGATATCTTATTCTAACCATCTAATTTGATTATTCATCTACAAAAGCAATAACAGTAAGCTTAATcagatatatctatatattttacgTCTGAGAAGTAACTTTAAATACTAGACATTTTAAATTACAAAGGATAAAGTTACAAAGAGTAAAGTTATTGcatgttaattttataatttgttcacctttattattcttttattttatttttgtgtttgtatttCGAATAGAAATTCAAAACCGTCTCGTAAATGTCTAACTGATACAGTTTTAATCTTATATTAACAAGGTGTGTTTCACCAACAGGAAATACCCCAAAATATGAAAGACAACATTAACTTAAACGTTATTCAAGAGGTTggttttaagttttaaatttcatatctATTGGTAGGTATTCTGTGTTTCCCAACGTCTCCTCAATCAAAGACTGAATGTTGCAATTAATCTTCAACATTTACAGTAGTGGATCGCACAACATGCATGAACAcgcaaattaaaacaaatttcacCAAGATTTGTATTTTTCCcatattttatcctttttttaacttatattatatatatctcaAGCTGATATAACTGGTAGGGATTCCATGCCTATGGTTTCCTTTTCACAACATTCTTCTATCATATCTAGTAACTATAACAACGAATATATCCTGTTTGCAAAGATGTCGAGACTGTCTAGTAATTTAATTTCCTTTCAGAAATTATTCTTGATTTGATTAAGAACTGTGAATTTGTAACAGTTGAACGTGATCACGTGATTATCAAACAGGGTGACAAAGGCGATTGGTGAGTTTAAATAATGTAGATCACAGCTGATGATATGCAAGATGTAGAACCAAAATATATAGCTAaatataaaaccaagtttaattcaccattttctactcaaggaaatgcctgtatctagtcaggaatatgacagttgttttctattcgtttgatgtgctggATCCGTTTAATGaagaactttccgttttaaatttttcttaaaGATCGGAATTTTTGCCACTTTACTTTTTATGGTACCTATAGTTAGACTACTCAGAGTATGTATACTATAGATATAATTTTGTAAGTACTTAGatcaaacatatcaaaataaAGAACTACATGTATCAAGAGGAAATTCAAAGCTCATAGTCGAGCAGAGATTACAAAGAGAAGccaaatgacaaatgacaaaacaaaatgaaCGGAACAGATGAACAATAGACCACTTCCCACAATTCCGGAAACAAGTTGATAGAAAAGGACATGATGTAACAGCTCAAGAAGGCAAACTAGAAGATATAAAACTTTTAATCAATATTGTATCAAAAAAAGAGATCACAAAACACTTTTGCTAAACATGTTAAAGGAGATAACgcgaacagaaaaaaaaaacagcacgCAAAACTCTACAGAAACAAATTTAACGTTCAAAAGTCCGGTGCGTTGTTTAGGTTAAAAGTAAGCAGTAACCTGTCTACATGTACCAGTGTCATTTTTCCTATGTTTGTCTTAATAATTTAAAACAGCTAAACAGCAATTATTGcactaaaaaaatataagaatgatAATATTATATTATCAGACAGGACGGAAACAAATTAAGCTAAACGTATATCAGCAATGACCGTAACTGGATTAAGTTGGTAACATATTTAAAAGAGTTTGATACAACTGTGTGAAATATTACTACATCACCATCCCAATAACATAATTCATAGTCATTATTATCAAACACAAATATGTTGCTAGCCTCAATATAAAAATTAGGGAGGTTTACATTTACTACTTTATTTTAGACAggctattaatatttttattttgaatgtctGCAAGCCGCATAAAAGAGGACGGACAATATTTTGACCAATTCATCCTCGAGTTATTTGTGATTAATCCTTCTCCTGTGCTGAAGATAActaagtgttgttttcatataaatacatccCCAGTTTGAGATTAACCATAGACATAGATATCAgaaactgtaaaaataaaacaagttagTATCTTCATTCTGATGCAAATTTCGAATATCCTTTATAGCTTCTTCATTATTCTGAATGGATCCGTAGCGATCTTCATCGGTTCAACTATAACAAAGGAAGATGGGCGCCAGGAAAGAGCTTTAGAAGAACTTGAATCGTCGACAAAAGACACCGAAATAACTGACTTACAAGAGGATTTTAAAGAAATGAAGTTCGATCGTTCTAATTTCGGAAAATATGTTGGCAAAATAGGCAAGAAATAAAAACTGATGAAATGTTGAGCCGCATCTACATCTAGTTAATGCATTTTAGTCTTATAAGGTTATTTTGGTCAATACCTTATTTGAAAAAGTCGGCAGATAAAGACGTTAATTCTTGTTTTTAGctatttttcagatattttcttCTTGTTAATTAAGTTATGTTCACATTTTTTGCTTGGAGTCAATAAGTACTTTTTAGTGCCTTTGTCCAACAAATCAGTATGTTGCTGTCAACCATTATAAATCGCATAAAAGTGCTGAATATTATTTCGACATTAATAGTCCGAACGTAATTAATATACCTGTAATTTTCAATAGTAAtacaatatcattttctttaaaaagaaattagtagaaggatatatatgtaaatataatttcaaagaaTAGACCTTTTTTAGtgaaaacataacaaataacatgcataaacaaatatacagacaGAAACATTCATATAGGGTAAATTCTTTCCAATGTTAATAATCATGATCAGTAatattacaaaaagaaaccaGTACAGATCGACACTATTTATTTCATGCATGTAGTTTTTGTTTGAAAGCCTGAACGAGTAATGTAAATCAATGTACAGTAACATTACATatgctattttttttagaatctgGTAAAAGTTTTGGAGAACTTGCACTTTTAAATGCTGATTGTGTTCGGAATGCATCCATTATTGCGGATGAGGCTACAGACTTGATTGTTATTAATCGGGAATTATTCAATAGATGTATCCGTTTGTTTCATGCTAAAGAGTTTGAGGAACGAAACCATTTTGTTGAAACAAATCCATTATTTAAAGGATGGCTCCCTAAGTTTAAGGTACAAATGGCGATGAGCTTACGGAAGGAAAAGTTAAATTTTGAACGTGTCATTGTAAAACAAGGAGATCGTTTTGACGGTTTACGTTTTATTACCAGGTAATCAATGATTTTTTGGCtgaatttcatttatatatagcGTTGGGTGGTTTTCTGCTCGGG
Above is a window of Mytilus galloprovincialis chromosome 7, xbMytGall1.hap1.1, whole genome shotgun sequence DNA encoding:
- the LOC143082426 gene encoding uncharacterized protein LOC143082426; the encoded protein is MDKTSRMSASKVKPPRKLNHFELTRPTDLAAAYHYDKVLGVLAKEPNDRSDSDICQIKSWFQKKSDLFNQLNDEIILDLIKNCEFVTVERDHVIIKQGDKGDCFFIILNGSVAIFIGSTITKEDGRQERALEELESSTKDTEITDLQEDFKEMKFDRSNFGKYVGKIESGKSFGELALLNADCVRNASIIADEATDLIVINRELFNRCIRLFHAKEFEERNHFVETNPLFKGWLPKFKVQMAMSLRKEKLNFERVIVKQGDRFDGLRFITSGQAKLTSDSYLHSIQYPDYYPLPDVDELEKDEVRESLRQELKMNECKSATKSRPKLFTNDTDRSDKRSPKQSNRNIELCLICSQEIIGDMEVAMELDTYSYTVTCIQETEMYVLDQKNYERLIEKRHPQTIEKIKKSVQEKYSLTLSWIKDKKEIPLFRYLIYKIQKKERKQKIKQKEIKEQDKKISDAWIASSLKTGPLVDMFGPGSVFHIIRMKAKQRNMEKLDYKANKRITRECSRHNKYPA